Proteins encoded together in one Kitasatospora albolonga window:
- a CDS encoding DNA-binding protein: MARPPHPPRGDIGRRVAARRLQLGLSRQDVALRAGAAPGYIQYVEEQDATPGIGFLLRLADALETTVRELTGGTVDLPSGLGRAAREARMVELDDTECWALLGDHGVGRVALTQDDGPVVLPVNYQVLDGEVMFSTGERSPLAGAADTEIAFETDHIDDAFSKGWSVLLVGPVRVVEDEDTARRLREAAYSTPWAGEGRDHVMILAPRRITGRRIIVNDAPGDAR; the protein is encoded by the coding sequence ATGGCCCGACCACCGCATCCGCCGCGAGGCGACATCGGCCGGCGCGTTGCGGCGCGTCGCCTTCAGCTCGGTCTGTCCCGGCAGGACGTGGCTCTACGGGCGGGGGCCGCGCCCGGCTACATCCAGTACGTGGAGGAGCAGGACGCCACCCCCGGCATCGGGTTCCTGCTCCGGCTCGCCGACGCGCTGGAGACCACGGTCCGGGAGCTGACCGGAGGCACCGTCGACCTGCCGAGCGGCCTCGGACGGGCGGCCCGTGAGGCCCGGATGGTCGAACTCGACGACACCGAGTGCTGGGCCCTGCTCGGTGACCACGGGGTGGGGCGGGTGGCCCTGACCCAGGACGACGGGCCCGTCGTCCTGCCGGTGAACTACCAGGTGCTCGACGGCGAGGTCATGTTCAGCACGGGGGAGCGCTCCCCGCTCGCCGGGGCCGCCGACACGGAGATCGCCTTCGAGACCGACCACATCGACGACGCCTTCAGCAAGGGCTGGAGCGTGCTGCTCGTGGGCCCGGTCCGGGTCGTGGAGGACGAGGACACCGCGCGCAGGCTCAGGGAGGCCGCGTACTCGACGCCCTGGGCGGGGGAGGGGCGCGACCACGTCATGATCCTCGCGCCCCGCCGGATCACGGGGCGCCGCATCATCGTGAACGACGCGCCGGGGGACGCCCGCTGA
- a CDS encoding ABC transporter, with protein sequence MKTDTKRPRPGAAILRTALRRNIGAMIAGTVLMGLYQAAETAFPIALGLIVEHTMQDRSLGSLGVSIGSLAVIITTVSLSWRFGMRVLQKANTTEAHRWRVQVAACGLQPVARDVDLKSGEILTIATEDADQTADIIEVVPLLVSSLVAVVVAAVALSLADLRLGLLVVVGTVCILSVLAVMSKRIGAGTQEQQARVARAGAKVADLIIGLRPLHGFGGNHAAFGSYRRVSADARRQAITVARVNGVYAGTALALNAALAAAVSLTAGWLAFEGRISIGELVMAVGLAQFIMEPLKMFSEMPKYVMIARASAERMALVLNAPPVTAPGPERPAPGGDLEVDAVRHGTLQGLKFQVNAGEFVAIAPYQPRAAADLAAVLAVNVPPPAYGGEVRLGGRPLADLSVEAVREHLLVNPYDAEIFGGTLRTNIDPSGTSRSVPEAVEASMLTDVVALHRDGLDYAVRDRGANLSGGQRQRLSLARALAADTDVLVLHNPTTAVDAVTEQLIARNIAKLRRGRTTLVITSSPALLDAADRVLVLDDGVITAEDTHRNLLATDAEYCAAVAR encoded by the coding sequence ATGAAGACTGACACGAAGCGCCCCCGCCCGGGCGCCGCCATCCTGCGGACCGCCCTGCGCCGCAACATCGGCGCCATGATCGCGGGCACCGTCCTCATGGGCCTCTACCAGGCGGCCGAGACCGCGTTCCCCATCGCGCTCGGACTGATCGTCGAGCACACGATGCAGGACCGCAGCCTCGGCTCGCTCGGGGTGTCGATCGGCTCGCTCGCCGTGATCATCACGACGGTGTCCCTGTCGTGGCGGTTCGGGATGCGGGTGCTCCAGAAGGCCAATACGACCGAGGCGCACCGCTGGCGGGTCCAGGTGGCCGCCTGCGGACTCCAGCCGGTGGCCAGGGACGTCGACCTCAAGTCCGGCGAGATCCTGACCATCGCCACCGAGGACGCCGACCAGACCGCCGACATCATCGAGGTGGTGCCGCTGCTGGTCAGCTCGCTGGTCGCGGTGGTCGTCGCGGCCGTCGCGCTGAGCCTGGCCGACCTGAGGCTCGGGCTGCTGGTCGTCGTGGGAACCGTCTGCATCCTGTCGGTCCTGGCGGTGATGTCGAAGCGGATCGGGGCCGGCACCCAGGAGCAGCAGGCCAGGGTGGCGCGGGCGGGCGCCAAGGTCGCCGACCTCATCATCGGCCTGCGCCCGCTCCACGGCTTCGGCGGCAACCACGCGGCGTTCGGCTCCTACCGCAGGGTCAGCGCCGACGCCAGGCGCCAGGCGATCACCGTCGCCCGGGTGAACGGCGTGTACGCGGGCACCGCGCTGGCCCTCAACGCGGCGCTCGCCGCAGCCGTCTCCCTGACGGCGGGCTGGCTGGCGTTCGAGGGCCGGATCTCCATCGGGGAGCTGGTCATGGCCGTGGGCCTCGCGCAGTTCATCATGGAACCGCTCAAGATGTTCTCGGAGATGCCCAAGTACGTGATGATCGCCCGCGCCTCCGCCGAGCGCATGGCGCTGGTGCTCAACGCCCCGCCGGTGACGGCCCCGGGCCCCGAACGCCCGGCCCCCGGCGGGGACCTGGAGGTCGACGCCGTACGGCACGGAACCCTGCAAGGGCTGAAGTTCCAGGTCAACGCGGGGGAGTTCGTGGCGATCGCCCCCTACCAGCCGCGTGCGGCGGCCGACTTGGCCGCCGTGCTCGCGGTGAACGTGCCGCCACCGGCGTACGGGGGAGAGGTGCGGCTCGGCGGCCGGCCGCTCGCGGACCTGTCGGTCGAGGCGGTCCGGGAGCACCTGCTGGTGAACCCGTACGACGCCGAGATCTTCGGCGGCACGCTCCGTACGAACATCGACCCGTCGGGCACCAGCCGCTCGGTCCCCGAGGCCGTCGAGGCGTCCATGCTGACCGATGTCGTCGCCCTCCACCGCGACGGGCTCGACTACGCGGTCCGCGACCGGGGGGCGAACCTCTCCGGCGGGCAGCGGCAGCGGCTCTCGCTGGCCCGCGCGCTGGCCGCCGACACCGACGTCCTGGTCCTGCACAACCCGACCACGGCCGTCGACGCGGTCACCGAACAGCTCATCGCCCGCAACATCGCGAAGCTGCGCCGGGGCCGCACCACGCTCGTGATCACCAGCAGCCCGGCGCTCCTGGACGCGGCCGACCGGGTGCTCGTGCTGGACGACGGCGTCATCACCGCCGAGGACACCCACCGCAATCTGCTCGCCACCGACGCGGAGTACTGCGCGGCCGTGGCCCGGTGA
- a CDS encoding universal stress protein UspA: MTPHVTVGMDESPESLAAALWAAEEATLLGVALHLVHVEEWPVTAEVPVLAAESLAERFDTLLRGTADRARRERPGLEVTTGMSRGRAPGELTAAANEAEVTVLGSRGLGGVVGFLIGSVSLAVVARARRPVVLVRSPRDTRQAPAGAGGDGTRSGIVLGLDIEHPCDPVLAFAFGEAARRGEELRVVHSWNPPPTYGYAAILDPGIGSGLGQRAAEGLAGTLRHWRSRFPAVRVVERAVAGPAAAELVDASRNAGLLVVGRRSRRSPVGPHLGHVAHAVIHHSPAPVAIVPFE, translated from the coding sequence ATGACCCCCCATGTCACCGTCGGAATGGACGAGTCCCCCGAGAGCCTCGCGGCGGCGCTGTGGGCCGCGGAGGAGGCCACCCTGCTCGGCGTCGCGCTGCACCTCGTCCATGTGGAGGAGTGGCCGGTCACCGCGGAGGTGCCGGTGCTCGCCGCCGAATCGCTGGCCGAGCGGTTCGACACCCTGCTGCGCGGCACGGCGGACCGGGCCCGGCGCGAGCGACCCGGCCTCGAGGTGACCACCGGGATGTCACGCGGACGGGCCCCCGGCGAGCTGACCGCCGCCGCGAACGAGGCCGAGGTGACCGTGCTGGGGTCGCGGGGGCTCGGCGGTGTCGTCGGCTTCCTCATCGGCTCGGTGTCGCTCGCCGTCGTCGCCCGGGCGCGGCGGCCGGTGGTGCTCGTGCGCTCGCCGCGGGACACCCGGCAGGCCCCGGCCGGGGCGGGCGGCGACGGTACGCGCTCGGGCATCGTCCTGGGGCTCGACATCGAGCACCCGTGCGACCCCGTGCTCGCTTTCGCCTTCGGCGAGGCCGCCCGCAGGGGCGAGGAGCTGCGGGTCGTCCACAGCTGGAACCCGCCTCCGACGTACGGGTACGCCGCGATCCTGGACCCCGGCATCGGCAGCGGTCTCGGGCAGCGGGCGGCCGAGGGGCTGGCCGGGACGCTGCGCCACTGGCGGTCCAGGTTCCCGGCCGTCCGGGTGGTGGAGAGGGCGGTGGCCGGGCCTGCGGCGGCCGAGCTCGTCGACGCGTCACGGAACGCCGGTCTGCTGGTCGTCGGGCGGCGCAGCCGCCGCTCCCCGGTGGGCCCGCACCTCGGGCACGTGGCGCACGCCGTGATCCACCACAGCCCGGCGCCGGTCGCGATCGTGCCCTTCGAGTGA
- a CDS encoding universal stress protein has product MSGTAARREQQIVVGVDPREDWHPAVGWAADEAHRRGLGLRLVVTVPPLHDPRRPGDAPRHWEAEETGVQALAAADAWARERRPDTGTTASLLEGLPAPVLAGLTREARMVVLGSRHLNRAQEILSANSVVVPVSAQARCPVVVVGGTGQEAGQPPYLVVGVDGSEASKAALAFAFEEAALRGCALRAVAVWQPPVFSFRDGDTLLDAERRLLAESVAGWAGTYPGVRLSHEVVTGSPVEALADAAEHAVAVVVGRRGQGGYTGMRLGSVVHGLLHRARCPVITVPLEAEP; this is encoded by the coding sequence ATGAGCGGTACGGCGGCACGGCGGGAGCAGCAGATCGTGGTCGGGGTCGACCCCCGCGAGGACTGGCACCCGGCGGTCGGCTGGGCAGCGGACGAGGCCCACCGCCGCGGGCTCGGGCTGCGGCTCGTCGTCACCGTCCCGCCGCTCCACGACCCCCGCCGCCCCGGGGACGCGCCACGCCACTGGGAGGCCGAGGAGACCGGCGTACAGGCTCTCGCGGCGGCCGACGCCTGGGCCCGGGAGCGGCGGCCGGACACCGGGACCACCGCGTCCCTCCTCGAAGGGCTCCCGGCGCCCGTACTGGCGGGCCTGACCCGTGAGGCCCGGATGGTGGTCCTCGGCTCCCGGCACCTGAACCGGGCCCAGGAGATCCTCAGCGCCAACTCGGTGGTCGTCCCGGTCAGCGCCCAGGCGCGCTGCCCCGTGGTCGTCGTGGGCGGCACCGGGCAGGAGGCCGGGCAGCCGCCGTACCTCGTGGTGGGCGTCGACGGCAGCGAGGCGTCGAAGGCGGCTCTCGCGTTCGCCTTCGAGGAGGCCGCCCTCCGGGGCTGCGCCCTGCGGGCCGTCGCCGTGTGGCAGCCGCCGGTGTTCTCGTTCCGCGACGGCGACACCCTGCTCGACGCCGAGCGCCGGCTGCTGGCGGAGAGCGTCGCCGGGTGGGCCGGGACGTACCCCGGCGTCCGGCTGAGCCACGAGGTGGTGACCGGGTCCCCGGTCGAGGCGCTGGCGGACGCCGCCGAGCACGCGGTGGCCGTCGTGGTGGGGCGCAGGGGCCAGGGCGGCTACACCGGTATGCGCCTCGGCTCGGTCGTCCACGGGCTGCTGCACCGGGCCCGCTGCCCGGTGATCACGGTCCCGCTGGAGGCGGAGCCGTAA
- a CDS encoding enterochelin esterase, whose translation MTGSGPGLPADPESPFTAFGLPGKPGTDAFWAAARAPLSVPAGDGWLTLFLWRGTPAEIAFESWSRPVPLRRWAETDCWYAEVPMPARLRVTYQLVTDGTPRADPLNPAGAGGDRSIAATPDAPPQPHWPAVGPDDVLPLPATRLRWSSERLGGRRTVRVHPVGGGGPVVVLLDGDDWLYLHPAMTAFDAAAAAGDMPPVTLVLLPARDRSAEFGCGPELWEAVRDELLPLVAGSGVPAEPDRLVVAGQSLGGLSALYAAVEFPELVSRIACQSGSFWWRPGAEELPDPLGGPVGGTIAELLRRGPDLSGLRCAFDVGEHETRMLPHCELAEALTERAGATVRVSRSASDHDRAGWRQALLRDVAWALG comes from the coding sequence ATGACCGGCTCCGGACCGGGCCTCCCGGCCGACCCCGAGAGCCCCTTCACCGCGTTCGGGCTTCCGGGCAAGCCGGGCACCGACGCGTTCTGGGCCGCCGCCCGGGCCCCCCTGTCCGTACCCGCGGGCGACGGCTGGCTGACGCTGTTCCTGTGGCGCGGGACCCCGGCGGAGATCGCGTTCGAGAGCTGGTCGCGGCCGGTCCCCCTGCGGCGGTGGGCCGAAACGGACTGCTGGTACGCCGAGGTGCCCATGCCCGCCCGGCTGCGGGTGACCTACCAGCTCGTCACGGACGGCACCCCCCGCGCCGATCCGCTCAACCCGGCCGGGGCAGGCGGTGACCGCTCGATCGCCGCGACCCCGGACGCCCCGCCGCAGCCGCACTGGCCTGCCGTCGGCCCGGACGACGTCCTGCCGCTGCCCGCCACCCGGCTGCGGTGGAGCAGCGAACGGCTCGGCGGGCGGCGGACCGTGCGCGTTCACCCGGTCGGCGGCGGGGGGCCGGTGGTGGTGCTGCTCGACGGGGACGACTGGCTGTATCTGCACCCGGCGATGACCGCGTTCGACGCGGCCGCGGCGGCGGGCGACATGCCGCCCGTCACGCTCGTCCTCCTGCCGGCCAGGGACCGGTCGGCGGAGTTCGGGTGCGGGCCGGAGCTGTGGGAGGCGGTCCGGGACGAGCTGCTGCCGCTGGTGGCCGGATCGGGCGTGCCCGCGGAGCCGGACCGGCTGGTGGTGGCGGGGCAGAGTCTGGGCGGGCTGAGCGCGCTGTACGCGGCGGTGGAGTTCCCGGAGCTGGTCTCGCGGATCGCCTGTCAGTCGGGGTCCTTCTGGTGGCGGCCCGGTGCCGAGGAGCTGCCGGACCCGCTGGGTGGTCCGGTCGGCGGGACGATCGCCGAACTCCTGCGCCGGGGGCCCGACTTGTCCGGGCTGCGGTGCGCGTTCGACGTGGGGGAGCACGAGACGCGGATGCTGCCCCACTGCGAGCTCGCCGAGGCCCTCACCGAGCGGGCCGGGGCGACCGTGCGGGTCTCCCGGTCCGCCTCCGACCACGACCGGGCGGGCTGGCGGCAGGCCCTCCTCAGGGATGTCGCCTGGGCGCTGGGCTGA
- a CDS encoding universal stress protein UspA, with translation MTSDLPDPVELGPVVVGVDASPQARAAALWAAAEADLRGRPLTVVHGTDIDGRSVLTSAETIQALRDMARDLLDDTADAVREKYPDLTVTKEISREDAVTSLHAAAGDRGTIVVGSRGLGGFAALTLGSVGLGVAARTAVPVTVVRGEPDRPRTGVVTAAVNSTSDLDWLLIAAAEARVHQASLRLLSVTNVLAYVGRFTTMLDTVGEITEEKVHETAAVADRIRKLYPDLTVTHDVETGTSVPGILVEATALTDLLVMGTRNRVLGSGAALGRVTHALLHHGHCPVQIIPPGYAATADGDS, from the coding sequence ATGACCAGCGACCTTCCCGACCCCGTGGAACTCGGCCCTGTCGTCGTCGGAGTGGACGCGTCCCCGCAGGCACGCGCGGCCGCCCTGTGGGCCGCCGCCGAAGCCGACCTGCGCGGCCGGCCGCTGACCGTCGTCCACGGCACCGACATCGACGGGCGTTCCGTCCTCACGTCGGCCGAGACCATCCAGGCGCTGCGGGACATGGCGCGTGACCTGCTGGACGACACGGCCGACGCCGTACGGGAGAAGTACCCCGACCTGACCGTGACGAAGGAGATCAGCCGCGAGGACGCGGTCACCTCGCTGCACGCGGCGGCCGGTGACCGGGGCACGATCGTCGTGGGCAGCAGAGGGCTCGGCGGTTTCGCCGCACTGACGCTCGGCTCCGTCGGACTGGGCGTGGCCGCGCGGACCGCGGTGCCGGTGACCGTCGTACGGGGGGAGCCCGACCGGCCGCGTACGGGGGTGGTCACGGCGGCCGTGAACAGCACGTCCGATCTCGACTGGCTGCTGATCGCCGCCGCGGAGGCGCGGGTCCACCAGGCGTCGCTGCGGCTGCTGAGCGTCACCAACGTGCTGGCCTACGTCGGCAGGTTCACCACCATGCTCGACACCGTCGGGGAGATCACCGAGGAGAAGGTGCACGAGACGGCCGCCGTGGCCGACCGGATACGGAAGCTGTACCCCGACCTCACCGTCACCCACGACGTCGAGACGGGCACCAGCGTCCCGGGCATCCTCGTCGAGGCCACGGCCCTGACCGACCTGCTGGTCATGGGCACCAGGAACCGGGTGCTCGGGTCCGGGGCCGCGCTGGGGCGGGTCACGCACGCGCTGCTGCACCACGGGCACTGCCCGGTCCAGATCATTCCCCCGGGGTACGCGGCGACGGCTGACGGCGACAGCTGA